The following proteins come from a genomic window of Synechococcus sp. BIOS-E4-1:
- a CDS encoding anthranilate synthase component I family protein gives MLSPDRKAFLEAAESGATMIPVASSWPADLETPLTTWLKVGDQRPPGVLLESVEGGETLGRWSVVACDPLWTLSAGRDGLKRIWRDSQCETFSGNPFDCLRSCLEPYKPATLPGLPPLGQLYGMWGYELIRWIEPSVPVHPSIADGPPDGLWMLMDSILIFDQVKRLITAVAYGDLSGQHNAATSPEEAWEGAMARINTLRERMAAPLPPVRPLNWRPDRGATPETRSNRTREDFHQAVDQARDHIAAGDAFQLVVSQRLSADVNHPPLDLYRSLRMINPSPYMAFFDFGDWQLIGSSPEVMVKAEPDQGGIRTVLRPIAGTRPRGRNPVEDRNFEADLLADPKERAEHVMLVDLGRNDLGRVCTPGSVSVRELMVIERYSHVMHIVSEVEGRLAPGKDIWDLLMASFPAGTVSGAPKIRAMQLIHDLEPEARGPYSGVYGSVDLAGALNTAITIRTMVVRPRAGGGWTLQVQAGAGIVADSQPEAEFQETLNKARGMLTALGCLEDVGA, from the coding sequence ATGCTCAGTCCCGACCGCAAAGCCTTTCTGGAAGCCGCTGAATCAGGCGCAACCATGATTCCTGTGGCCAGCAGCTGGCCTGCGGATCTGGAGACACCACTAACGACCTGGTTGAAGGTCGGTGATCAACGTCCACCTGGTGTTCTGCTCGAATCCGTTGAAGGCGGCGAGACACTGGGCCGCTGGAGTGTGGTGGCCTGCGACCCCCTCTGGACATTGTCAGCAGGTCGCGATGGTCTGAAGCGCATCTGGAGGGACAGCCAGTGTGAGACTTTCAGCGGAAACCCTTTCGATTGCCTGAGAAGCTGTCTGGAGCCTTACAAACCGGCGACTCTTCCCGGACTTCCTCCGCTGGGGCAGCTTTATGGAATGTGGGGATACGAGCTGATCCGCTGGATCGAGCCCAGCGTTCCCGTGCACCCCTCGATCGCCGATGGTCCCCCCGATGGATTGTGGATGCTGATGGACAGCATCCTGATCTTCGACCAGGTCAAACGCCTGATCACCGCTGTTGCATACGGGGATCTGAGCGGACAGCACAATGCAGCCACCAGCCCTGAAGAGGCCTGGGAAGGCGCGATGGCGCGCATCAACACGCTGCGCGAACGCATGGCAGCTCCCTTGCCACCCGTGCGACCTCTCAACTGGAGGCCAGACCGAGGTGCAACTCCAGAAACCAGAAGTAACCGAACCCGGGAGGATTTCCATCAGGCGGTGGATCAGGCACGTGACCACATCGCTGCCGGTGATGCCTTCCAGCTGGTGGTGAGTCAGCGGCTCAGCGCTGATGTCAACCATCCACCGCTGGATCTTTATCGCAGTCTGCGGATGATCAACCCCTCTCCGTACATGGCGTTTTTCGACTTCGGAGACTGGCAGCTGATCGGCTCCAGCCCAGAGGTGATGGTGAAAGCGGAACCGGATCAGGGTGGGATCCGCACGGTGTTGCGGCCGATTGCCGGCACAAGGCCCCGAGGCAGAAATCCCGTTGAGGACAGGAACTTCGAGGCCGACCTGCTCGCCGACCCCAAGGAGCGCGCCGAACACGTGATGCTCGTTGACCTGGGGCGCAATGACCTCGGTCGGGTATGCACTCCCGGTTCGGTCTCTGTACGCGAATTAATGGTGATCGAGCGTTATTCCCACGTGATGCACATCGTGAGCGAAGTGGAGGGCCGTCTTGCCCCTGGCAAGGACATCTGGGATTTGTTGATGGCCTCCTTCCCGGCAGGGACTGTGAGCGGAGCTCCCAAGATCCGGGCAATGCAGCTCATCCACGACCTGGAACCCGAAGCCCGTGGCCCCTACTCCGGGGTCTACGGCTCGGTGGACCTGGCCGGAGCACTCAACACGGCCATCACCATCCGCACCATGGTGGTGAGACCCCGAGCCGGGGGCGGCTGGACCCTGCAGGTGCAGGCCGGAGCAGGGATTGTGGCCGACTCCCAGCCCGAGGCCGAGTTTCAGGAAACTCTCAATAAGGCACGAGGAATGCTCACAGCACTGGGCTGTCTTGAGGACGTCGGGGCATGA
- the recF gene encoding DNA replication/repair protein RecF, whose translation MDAPRLLVIGSNGVGKSNLLESVELLGSLRSHRSSQDADLIHWDASRALLRATCADEDVVELELRRRGGRQARRNGKVLQRQMDLIGPLRCVGFSALDLHLVRGEPALRRQWLDRVVLQLEPVYGDLIGRYNRLLRQRSQFWRRGGLGTSLEQRVLLDSFDTQMALVCTRIHRRRRRALARLEPLAAAWQQRLSQGHEQLELRYTPGSVLEGEEAEEAWRLSIEAQLQRQRPEEERLGSCRVGPHRDEIDLMLNGTAARRFGSAGQQRTVVLALKLAELELVGELCGHPPLLLLDDVLAELDPRRQLTLLEAVGDSHQCLVSATHLDAFEGQWQQRSQILNADHLRNGMRKS comes from the coding sequence ATGGATGCGCCCCGTCTGCTGGTGATCGGCAGCAACGGTGTAGGGAAATCCAACCTGCTCGAATCGGTCGAACTGCTGGGCAGCCTTCGCTCCCATCGATCCAGCCAGGATGCGGATCTGATCCACTGGGATGCCTCCCGCGCTCTGCTCAGGGCCACCTGCGCGGATGAGGATGTGGTGGAGCTCGAACTGCGGCGCCGGGGAGGTCGACAGGCACGTCGCAACGGCAAGGTGCTGCAACGTCAGATGGATCTGATCGGGCCGCTGCGTTGTGTTGGATTCAGCGCTCTGGATCTGCATCTGGTGCGTGGAGAGCCAGCACTGAGGCGCCAGTGGCTCGATCGGGTCGTGTTGCAGCTCGAACCTGTCTATGGCGACCTGATCGGTCGCTACAACCGCCTGCTGCGACAACGCAGCCAATTTTGGAGACGCGGTGGCCTCGGCACATCCTTGGAGCAGAGGGTCTTATTGGACAGCTTCGACACCCAGATGGCACTGGTGTGTACACGCATTCATCGCCGCCGCCGCCGTGCATTGGCACGACTGGAGCCCCTCGCGGCAGCCTGGCAGCAACGTCTCAGCCAGGGGCATGAGCAGCTGGAACTGCGCTACACCCCTGGAAGCGTGCTGGAAGGGGAAGAGGCCGAGGAAGCCTGGAGGCTGTCCATCGAAGCGCAACTGCAGCGTCAGCGGCCGGAAGAGGAAAGGCTGGGTAGCTGCAGGGTGGGCCCCCACCGCGACGAAATCGACCTGATGCTCAATGGCACTGCCGCTCGCCGCTTCGGCTCTGCGGGTCAGCAGCGCACCGTGGTGCTGGCACTGAAACTGGCGGAACTGGAATTGGTCGGGGAACTGTGTGGTCATCCACCTCTGCTGCTGCTGGATGACGTGCTGGCGGAACTGGATCCACGCCGCCAGCTCACCCTGCTGGAAGCCGTGGGAGATTCCCATCAATGCCTGGTGAGCGCAACGCACCTGGATGCCTTCGAAGGGCAATGGCAGCAGCGTTCGCAGATTCTCAACGCTGATCACTTGAGAAACGGGATGAGAAAAAGCTAG
- a CDS encoding photosystem I reaction center subunit II PsaD, translating into MTSTPLTGQLPQYIGSTGGLLNSAETEEKYAITWSSKTDQVFELPTGGAAVMNTGENIMYFARKEQCLALGTQLRTKFKPRIEDYKIYRIYPGGDTEFLHPKDGVFPEKVNEGRAMVGHNPRRIGQNTNPAKIKFSGRDTFDT; encoded by the coding sequence ATGACATCAACTCCTTTGACAGGACAGCTTCCCCAGTACATCGGAAGCACCGGTGGTCTGCTCAATTCCGCTGAGACCGAAGAGAAATACGCGATCACCTGGAGCAGCAAAACCGATCAGGTTTTCGAGCTCCCAACCGGGGGCGCGGCCGTGATGAACACCGGCGAAAACATCATGTATTTCGCACGCAAGGAGCAGTGTCTGGCTCTCGGCACCCAGTTGCGCACCAAATTCAAGCCACGCATCGAGGACTACAAGATCTACCGGATCTACCCCGGTGGAGACACAGAATTCCTGCATCCCAAGGACGGTGTCTTCCCTGAGAAAGTGAACGAGGGGCGTGCCATGGTGGGCCACAACCCCCGCCGGATCGGTCAGAACACCAATCCTGCCAAGATCAAGTTCAGTGGCCGCGACACGTTCGACACCTGA
- the gshA gene encoding glutamate--cysteine ligase, which translates to MTRNRLLKGFEVELFTGRPDGRNVGIAARAQRELQGFVTEPDHRNLEYVTDPLADYDAIPEALLSPRRRLRHWLMEQGLTLLPGSTLSLGDTDRFERSDPENTYHSLIEATYGTAVVTASIHINLGIANPAELFAALRLVRCEAALLLSLSASSPFLNGRITGAHSQRWLQFPLTPARVPLFLDHQHFISWTNQQIQAGAMHNVRHLWTSVRPNGPDRPQRLNRLELRICDLITDPEVLIAVTTLLELRVQQVLRDPEQHDPLRDSALNLQQLEELSMSNDRAAARSSLEATLHNWRDGRERFCRDWLEQLIDSVTPLAQELGLKQQLDPLAAVLQNGNQAMRWLQSIDSGESIESVLRESITAMREEEMRGVCTPAERTLG; encoded by the coding sequence ATGACCCGCAACCGATTGCTCAAAGGTTTTGAAGTCGAGCTGTTCACCGGCCGGCCCGATGGACGCAATGTCGGCATCGCAGCCCGTGCCCAAAGGGAACTGCAGGGCTTCGTCACTGAACCGGATCACCGAAATCTCGAATACGTGACCGATCCGCTGGCGGATTACGACGCAATTCCGGAAGCACTGCTGTCACCTCGTCGCCGGCTGCGTCACTGGCTGATGGAGCAGGGTCTCACCCTGCTGCCTGGCAGCACCCTCAGCCTCGGAGACACCGACCGTTTTGAGCGCTCAGACCCTGAGAACACTTATCACTCACTGATCGAAGCCACCTACGGCACGGCCGTGGTGACAGCAAGCATCCATATCAATCTGGGGATCGCCAATCCAGCCGAACTGTTTGCCGCTTTGCGGCTTGTGCGCTGCGAAGCGGCTCTGTTGCTGTCTCTGAGTGCCAGCTCACCCTTCCTTAACGGCCGCATCACCGGAGCACATTCCCAACGCTGGCTCCAGTTCCCGCTCACACCGGCCCGGGTTCCTCTTTTCCTCGACCACCAGCACTTCATCTCCTGGACCAATCAACAGATTCAGGCCGGTGCCATGCACAACGTCCGTCACCTCTGGACTTCCGTGCGACCGAACGGACCGGATCGTCCGCAGCGACTGAATCGTCTCGAGCTGCGCATCTGCGATCTGATCACCGACCCCGAGGTGCTGATTGCGGTAACCACTCTTCTGGAACTGCGTGTGCAGCAGGTGCTGCGAGATCCCGAGCAGCATGACCCCCTACGGGACAGTGCACTCAATCTTCAGCAACTGGAAGAGCTCAGCATGAGCAACGATCGCGCCGCGGCCCGATCCAGTCTTGAGGCCACGCTGCACAACTGGCGCGACGGACGCGAACGCTTCTGCAGAGACTGGCTGGAACAGCTGATCGACAGTGTGACGCCGCTGGCTCAGGAGCTTGGACTTAAGCAGCAACTCGATCCACTGGCAGCCGTCCTGCAAAACGGCAATCAGGCCATGCGATGGCTGCAGAGCATCGATTCTGGGGAAAGCATCGAATCGGTGCTTCGCGAGAGCATCACGGCCATGCGAGAGGAAGAGATGCGTGGGGTTTGCACACCGGCCGAGCGCACTTTGGGATGA
- the speD gene encoding adenosylmethionine decarboxylase, giving the protein MEQTLSCLHPNPGWDLALTASAPSPNQAYATDMVGKHCILELYGCDQRKLNDEAFLRTTITMAAKRAGATLLNLITHRFEPQGVTGLALLAESHISIHTWPENGYAAVDVFTCGDHTMPESACEHLRQELGAASHAMRSFLRETPAAMAEAERTPSIQAG; this is encoded by the coding sequence ATGGAGCAGACCCTGTCCTGCCTGCATCCCAACCCGGGATGGGACCTCGCTTTGACCGCTTCAGCCCCAAGCCCCAATCAGGCTTATGCGACTGACATGGTGGGCAAACATTGCATCCTTGAGCTCTACGGCTGCGATCAGCGCAAGCTCAACGACGAAGCCTTCCTGAGAACCACCATCACGATGGCAGCGAAACGTGCTGGTGCCACTCTTCTCAACCTCATCACCCACCGATTCGAGCCACAGGGTGTGACCGGACTCGCCCTTCTGGCTGAGTCGCACATCTCAATCCACACCTGGCCGGAAAACGGTTATGCCGCCGTGGATGTGTTCACCTGCGGCGATCACACCATGCCCGAATCAGCCTGCGAGCACCTCAGGCAGGAGCTTGGAGCAGCAAGCCATGCCATGCGCAGCTTTCTGCGTGAAACACCTGCGGCAATGGCTGAAGCTGAACGAACACCGAGCATCCAGGCCGGCTGA
- the larE gene encoding ATP-dependent sacrificial sulfur transferase LarE gives MAFETLRLLEPLSIEDEQRLNQLRAWILECERVFVAYSGGVDSTLVAAIAREQLGDCACAITGVSPSLAPHLLAEARQQAHWLGISHREVETRELEDPAYSSNPTDRCYACKRELHSHLAPIAEAAEGARVLDGVNLDDLGDHRPGLQAASEAGVGSPLADLQIDKSCVRRLSKAMGFPWWDKPAQPCLASRFPYGEAISHDRLRQVGQAEAWLIKRGFSRVRVRSQGLSARIEVPAERLAELLAPDLRVPLVQAMLDIGFTSVSLDLEGLVSGKLNRVIPG, from the coding sequence GTGGCTTTCGAGACCTTGCGCCTGCTGGAACCACTGTCCATCGAGGATGAGCAGAGGCTGAATCAGCTGCGCGCATGGATCCTGGAGTGCGAACGAGTGTTCGTTGCTTACTCAGGAGGAGTGGACAGCACACTTGTTGCTGCCATTGCCCGGGAACAGCTTGGCGACTGCGCGTGTGCCATCACGGGTGTGTCGCCTTCGCTTGCTCCTCATCTGCTGGCTGAAGCGCGTCAGCAGGCGCACTGGCTGGGAATCAGCCACCGCGAAGTGGAAACCAGGGAGCTCGAAGACCCCGCCTACAGCAGCAACCCCACGGATCGTTGTTATGCCTGTAAACGGGAGCTGCACAGCCATCTCGCTCCCATTGCTGAGGCTGCCGAAGGCGCGAGGGTGCTGGATGGTGTGAATCTCGATGACCTCGGCGATCATCGGCCTGGCCTGCAGGCGGCCAGTGAAGCAGGGGTGGGCTCTCCGCTGGCGGATCTGCAGATTGACAAGTCCTGCGTGCGACGACTGTCGAAGGCGATGGGATTTCCCTGGTGGGACAAGCCAGCTCAGCCTTGCCTCGCCTCCAGGTTCCCCTATGGGGAAGCCATCAGCCATGACCGCCTGAGACAGGTTGGTCAAGCCGAAGCTTGGTTGATCAAACGGGGCTTCTCCCGCGTCAGAGTTCGCTCCCAGGGCCTTTCCGCTCGGATCGAGGTTCCTGCGGAGCGGCTCGCTGAATTGCTGGCTCCTGATCTCAGGGTGCCCCTGGTTCAGGCCATGCTTGACATCGGCTTCACCAGTGTGAGCCTCGATCTGGAAGGGTTGGTGAGCGGAAAGCTCAACCGGGTCATACCCGGTTGA
- the ppc gene encoding phosphoenolpyruvate carboxylase encodes MIMTTPDPDPPSMSSSPAMIPASDQPRAAVQETSGNGHLLQQRLALVEDLWQTVLRSECPAEQAERLLRMKQLSDPALPEPSAVSSDSVVSLIRDMDLSEAIAAARAFSLYFQLVNILEQRIEEDSYLESIVRSQELAEQVDPFTPPLATQTEPATFSELFERLRRLNVPPAQLETLLQELDIRLVFTAHPTEIVRHTVRHKQRRVASLLQQLETASETSPREADSIRLQLEEEIRLWWRTDELHQFKPSVLDEVDYALHYFQQVLFDAMPQLRRRLTNALSSSYPDVQLPPPSFCTFGSWVGSDRDGNPSVTTDITWRTACYQRQLMLDRYISAVQSLRDQLSISMQWSQVSASLLESLEMDRFRFPEVYEERATRYRLEPYRLKMSFMLERLRLTKLRNDQLADAGWRAPAESPQPFAPESQPSEALHYGSVAEFRSDLELIRTSLVSTDLSCEPLDTLLTQVHIYGFSLAGLDIRQESTRHSDALDELSRYLNPEQAYGDLNEQERVNWLLQELQTRRPLIPPAVDWSATTAETVDVFRMLHRLQDEVGSRICRTYVISMSHSVSDLLEVLLLAKEAGLVDPSSGHADLLVVPLFETVEDLQRAPDVMGELFQTSLYRNLLPRVGSQGLPLQELMLGYSDSNKDSGFLSSNWEIHKAQIALQDLAARNGVVLRLFHGRGGSVGRGGGPAYQAILAQPSGTLQGRIKITEQGEVLASKYSLPELALYNLETVTTAVVQNSLVTNQLDATPSWNELMARLAKCSRRHYRALVHDNPDLVAFFEQVTPIEEISKLQISSRPARRKSGARDLSSLRAIPWVFGWTQSRFLLPSWFGVGTALSEELQADPEQMTLLRTLHQRWPFFRMLISKVEMTLSKVDLDLARHYVTSLGSSNHRDAFERIYTTIADEYTLTRSLVLEITRQERLLDADPALQLSVNLRNRTIVPLGFLQVALLKRLRDQNRQPPMSEFPSDGDGRTYSRSELLRGALLTINGIAAGMRNTG; translated from the coding sequence ATGATCATGACGACTCCAGATCCCGACCCACCTTCAATGTCCTCCTCCCCCGCAATGATTCCTGCGAGCGATCAGCCCAGGGCTGCGGTGCAGGAGACATCCGGCAATGGCCATCTGCTGCAGCAGCGCCTGGCCCTGGTGGAGGATCTGTGGCAGACCGTGCTGCGCAGCGAATGCCCTGCCGAACAGGCAGAGCGCCTGCTGCGCATGAAGCAGCTCAGTGACCCGGCCTTACCGGAACCCAGCGCTGTCAGCTCGGATTCCGTGGTCTCGCTGATTCGAGACATGGACCTTTCGGAAGCCATTGCAGCCGCCAGAGCCTTTTCCCTGTATTTCCAGCTTGTCAATATCCTCGAGCAGCGCATTGAGGAGGACAGCTACCTCGAAAGCATCGTCCGCTCACAGGAACTGGCTGAGCAGGTCGATCCCTTTACTCCACCACTGGCAACCCAGACAGAGCCCGCCACATTCAGTGAATTGTTTGAGCGCCTGCGGCGCCTCAACGTGCCTCCCGCACAACTGGAGACGCTGCTTCAGGAGCTCGACATCCGACTGGTGTTCACAGCCCATCCCACGGAAATCGTGCGTCACACGGTGAGGCACAAGCAGCGACGTGTTGCCAGCCTCCTGCAACAACTGGAAACCGCATCAGAAACCAGTCCACGTGAAGCGGACAGCATCCGTCTTCAGCTTGAAGAGGAGATCCGGCTCTGGTGGCGCACGGATGAACTACACCAATTCAAACCATCAGTGCTCGATGAGGTCGATTACGCCCTGCATTATTTCCAGCAGGTTCTGTTCGATGCGATGCCGCAACTGCGTCGCCGCCTGACCAACGCACTCTCCAGCAGTTATCCCGATGTGCAGCTGCCTCCGCCGTCGTTCTGCACCTTCGGTTCCTGGGTCGGGTCTGATCGCGATGGAAATCCCTCCGTCACCACAGACATCACCTGGCGGACAGCGTGTTATCAGCGACAGTTGATGCTGGACCGCTACATCAGTGCCGTCCAGAGCCTGCGAGACCAGCTCAGCATCTCGATGCAGTGGAGTCAGGTGAGTGCTTCCCTGCTGGAATCACTGGAAATGGATCGGTTTCGCTTCCCGGAGGTCTACGAGGAGCGAGCCACCCGCTATCGCCTCGAGCCCTACCGACTGAAGATGAGCTTCATGCTCGAACGGTTGCGTCTCACAAAGTTGAGAAACGATCAGCTGGCAGACGCCGGATGGCGGGCTCCGGCTGAGAGCCCCCAGCCGTTTGCCCCCGAGAGTCAACCAAGCGAAGCCCTGCATTACGGGTCGGTGGCCGAATTCCGCAGTGATCTTGAACTGATCCGAACAAGCCTGGTCAGCACTGATCTCAGCTGCGAACCCCTCGACACCCTGCTCACCCAGGTTCACATCTATGGCTTCTCGCTTGCGGGTCTCGATATCCGTCAGGAGAGCACGCGTCACAGTGACGCACTGGATGAACTCAGCCGATATCTCAATCCAGAGCAGGCCTATGGAGATCTGAATGAGCAGGAGCGCGTGAACTGGTTGCTGCAGGAGCTGCAGACACGCCGCCCGCTGATTCCTCCTGCCGTGGACTGGTCAGCCACCACAGCAGAAACCGTGGATGTGTTCCGAATGCTGCATCGGCTTCAGGACGAAGTCGGCAGCCGTATCTGTCGTACTTACGTGATTTCCATGAGTCACAGCGTTTCCGACTTGCTGGAGGTGCTGCTGCTGGCCAAGGAAGCCGGCCTCGTGGATCCTTCCTCCGGCCATGCCGATCTGCTGGTGGTTCCTCTGTTCGAAACGGTGGAAGATCTGCAACGAGCCCCCGACGTGATGGGAGAGCTGTTCCAGACATCGCTCTACAGAAACCTCCTGCCTCGCGTTGGCAGCCAGGGGCTGCCGCTCCAGGAACTGATGCTGGGGTATTCCGACAGCAACAAGGATTCAGGCTTCCTGTCCAGCAACTGGGAAATTCACAAGGCTCAGATTGCACTGCAGGATCTGGCGGCACGCAATGGCGTGGTGCTGCGACTGTTCCACGGCCGTGGAGGTTCCGTCGGCAGAGGCGGTGGCCCGGCATATCAGGCGATCCTGGCCCAACCGAGCGGCACACTCCAGGGACGCATCAAAATCACCGAGCAGGGCGAAGTGCTGGCCTCCAAGTACAGCCTGCCTGAGCTGGCTCTTTACAACCTTGAAACGGTCACCACAGCAGTGGTCCAGAACAGCCTGGTGACCAATCAGCTGGACGCCACACCGAGCTGGAACGAGCTGATGGCTCGACTAGCGAAATGCTCACGCCGCCACTACAGGGCCCTGGTGCATGACAATCCCGACCTGGTGGCCTTCTTCGAACAGGTGACTCCGATTGAAGAAATAAGCAAACTGCAGATCTCCAGTCGTCCGGCACGGCGCAAATCGGGTGCCAGGGACCTGTCCAGCCTGCGTGCGATCCCCTGGGTGTTCGGCTGGACCCAGAGCCGATTCCTGCTGCCCAGCTGGTTCGGTGTGGGCACAGCTCTCAGTGAGGAACTGCAAGCTGACCCGGAGCAGATGACGTTGCTGCGCACCCTTCACCAGCGCTGGCCTTTCTTCCGGATGCTGATTTCCAAAGTAGAGATGACACTCTCCAAAGTCGATCTCGATCTGGCCCGCCACTACGTGACCAGCCTTGGCAGTTCAAACCATCGCGATGCCTTTGAACGGATCTACACGACGATCGCCGATGAATACACACTCACCCGCAGCCTGGTTCTGGAGATCACCCGACAGGAAAGGCTGCTGGATGCAGACCCTGCACTGCAGCTGTCGGTGAACCTGCGTAACCGCACGATCGTCCCACTGGGTTTCCTGCAGGTCGCACTGCTCAAACGTCTGCGTGATCAGAACCGTCAGCCCCCCATGAGCGAGTTTCCTAGCGATGGCGACGGCCGGACCTACAGCCGCAGCGAGCTTCTGCGTGGAGCCCTGCTCACCATCAACGGCATCGCTGCCGGCATGCGCAACACCGGTTGA
- a CDS encoding N-acetyltransferase — protein sequence MALLPFRQQAAVPRLPERYRASMEFVPDGASINALLEDCGDQPHPVERWPLALQRSIWHLSILDSEEQRLVGFVRATSDQALNANLWNLAAAAGPDQSRLLAVLVHRSLACLRRDLPGCSISIAAPAQAMDALKSRGFILDPGGIRAMGLRLR from the coding sequence GTGGCACTGCTTCCCTTTCGCCAACAGGCCGCCGTTCCACGGCTCCCGGAGCGCTACCGCGCGAGCATGGAGTTCGTTCCTGATGGGGCCAGCATCAATGCCCTGCTCGAAGACTGCGGCGATCAACCCCACCCCGTGGAACGCTGGCCGCTTGCGCTGCAACGCAGCATCTGGCACCTGAGCATCCTGGACAGTGAGGAGCAACGGCTTGTGGGCTTCGTCAGAGCCACCAGTGATCAGGCGCTGAATGCCAATCTCTGGAACCTGGCAGCCGCTGCTGGACCTGATCAATCCAGATTGCTGGCGGTGCTGGTTCACCGTTCACTGGCCTGTCTGCGCAGAGATCTACCTGGATGCAGCATTTCGATTGCGGCACCTGCCCAGGCAATGGATGCTCTCAAATCACGCGGATTCATTCTTGATCCAGGCGGGATAAGAGCCATGGGTCTGCGGCTGCGATGA
- a CDS encoding sensor histidine kinase KdpD: protein MATGVPTGQASDANARRLWWGGLEVLQDLLEIQDKSAAGIWLAAPLPALYAPDLLQRFQGWVWAPEALDVLSAAERSTLLPPDRLNARKTPLPASTSNEHFQRLPLRESDSHDPLLIVITSQLQVALALHGEEGQRQLLMRSEPDILGQALTLVEQRLRLDAPEQADGLQQAVRQLGPLQSSTDLATRFWPRLAERLAGMAPTVMLQTAQGSKCPPPPPQSANDQGDEDAELSLLEAITHEVRTPLATIRTLIRSLLRRRDLPQQVLGRLQQIDTECSEQIDRFGLIFQAAELQRQPQSSSVLARTDLGAMLNLLAPGWEQQLQRRGLHLELSLACGLPPVLSDPGRLEPMLGGLIDRCSRSLPAGSSLELTLQPAGARLKLQILSRTPDQLSTTVADTDNVSQESLGPVLSWNTSTGGLQLSQTATRRLLERLGGRLTQRRDRGLTVFFPIADHC from the coding sequence ATGGCCACGGGAGTTCCCACCGGCCAGGCCAGCGATGCCAATGCCAGACGTCTGTGGTGGGGGGGATTGGAAGTGCTGCAGGATTTGCTGGAGATCCAGGACAAGTCCGCTGCAGGCATCTGGCTAGCGGCCCCCCTTCCGGCCCTCTATGCGCCCGATCTGCTGCAGCGCTTTCAGGGCTGGGTCTGGGCGCCTGAGGCTCTTGATGTCTTGAGTGCTGCAGAGCGGTCAACCCTGCTCCCACCGGATCGTCTCAACGCCAGAAAAACCCCTTTGCCAGCGAGTACTTCCAACGAGCACTTCCAGCGCCTACCCCTAAGAGAGTCAGACAGTCACGATCCACTGCTGATCGTGATCACAAGCCAGCTGCAGGTGGCCCTGGCCCTCCATGGCGAAGAGGGACAGCGGCAGCTATTGATGCGCAGCGAACCCGACATTCTTGGCCAGGCTCTGACACTGGTTGAACAGCGTCTGCGCCTAGATGCACCTGAGCAGGCCGACGGACTGCAACAGGCGGTTCGACAACTCGGCCCCTTGCAGAGCAGCACCGATCTCGCCACACGCTTCTGGCCCCGCCTGGCGGAGCGGCTGGCAGGGATGGCACCCACAGTCATGTTGCAGACCGCACAGGGATCCAAATGCCCGCCACCTCCTCCACAGTCTGCAAATGATCAAGGGGATGAGGATGCGGAACTGTCGCTGCTGGAGGCCATCACGCATGAAGTGCGAACTCCCTTGGCCACCATCCGCACCTTGATCCGCTCCCTGCTGCGCCGCCGTGACCTACCCCAGCAGGTGCTTGGTCGACTGCAGCAGATCGACACGGAATGCAGTGAGCAGATCGACCGGTTCGGGCTGATTTTTCAGGCGGCTGAACTGCAACGACAGCCTCAAAGTTCATCCGTGCTGGCTCGCACCGACCTTGGAGCGATGCTGAACCTACTGGCACCAGGATGGGAACAACAGCTGCAACGCCGTGGCCTGCATCTTGAGCTGAGCCTGGCGTGTGGACTTCCACCCGTACTGAGCGACCCAGGTCGACTGGAGCCCATGCTTGGCGGACTGATTGATCGCTGCAGCCGCAGCCTGCCGGCGGGAAGCAGCCTGGAGCTGACCCTTCAACCGGCAGGCGCCCGCCTGAAGCTGCAGATTCTCAGCAGAACGCCTGACCAGCTCTCCACCACGGTGGCGGACACTGACAACGTGTCCCAGGAAAGCCTGGGGCCCGTGCTCAGCTGGAACACCAGCACCGGTGGACTGCAGCTGAGCCAGACGGCAACCCGTCGACTGCTTGAACGCCTGGGCGGTCGCCTTACCCAGCGCCGGGACCGCGGGCTGACGGTGTTCTTCCCGATCGCCGATCATTGTTGA